One window of Helicobacter winghamensis ATCC BAA-430 genomic DNA carries:
- the era gene encoding GTPase Era: MEENTKAGFVAVLGRPNAGKSTFLNTLLGEKLTLVSHKANATRKRMHLVLMEGETQIVFVDTPGIHKQEKLLNQYMLKEALQALQDCDVLLFLAPASDKISYYKEFLEMAKDKKHLLLLTKIDSVSKEVLFETMRQYEKFKDCYEALIPISIKDLGSLKRVVEVLAKLMPQSPYYYNPEILSPNTTKEIVKELIREAVFENLSDELPYESDVQITLYKEKPNVHYIKATIIVHKESQKGMVIGKGGATLKRIGKEARASIESFVCQKVFLDLFVKVVPGWSKERESLKRMGYNFED; this comes from the coding sequence TTGGAGGAGAATACAAAGGCTGGTTTTGTTGCAGTTTTGGGGCGTCCAAATGCTGGAAAAAGCACCTTTTTAAACACTCTTTTAGGGGAGAAGCTAACCCTTGTTTCGCATAAAGCAAACGCAACGCGCAAAAGAATGCATCTTGTTTTAATGGAGGGCGAAACGCAAATTGTTTTTGTGGATACTCCTGGGATTCATAAGCAAGAGAAATTGCTTAATCAATATATGTTAAAAGAAGCCTTGCAAGCCTTGCAAGATTGCGATGTTTTGTTGTTTTTAGCGCCCGCGAGTGACAAGATTAGCTATTATAAAGAATTTTTAGAAATGGCAAAAGACAAGAAACATCTTTTGCTTTTGACTAAAATAGATTCTGTATCTAAGGAAGTACTTTTTGAAACAATGCGTCAATATGAGAAGTTTAAAGATTGTTATGAGGCATTAATTCCTATTTCTATCAAAGATTTAGGAAGTTTAAAACGCGTGGTTGAAGTGCTTGCAAAGCTTATGCCGCAAAGTCCATATTATTATAATCCTGAAATTTTAAGTCCAAATACAACAAAAGAAATTGTAAAAGAGTTAATCCGCGAAGCTGTGTTTGAAAATTTAAGCGATGAATTGCCCTATGAAAGCGATGTGCAAATTACACTTTATAAAGAGAAGCCAAATGTTCATTATATTAAAGCAACAATTATTGTGCATAAGGAGAGCCAAAAGGGAATGGTAATAGGCAAAGGAGGTGCAACTTTAAAGCGCATTGGGAAGGAAGCAAGGGCTAGTATTGAGAGTTTTGTGTGCCAAAAGGTGTTTTTAGATCTTTTTGTGAAAGTTGTGCCTGGTTGGAGTAAAGAGCGTGAAAGCCTTAAGAGAATGGGATATAATTTTGAAGATTGA
- the hslU gene encoding HslU--HslV peptidase ATPase subunit codes for MTPKEIVSYLDEYIIGQKDAKKIVAIALRNRYRRLQLPKEIQDEVMPKNILMIGSTGVGKTEIARRMAKIMGLPFVKVEASKYTEVGFVGRDVESMVRDLVVASINLIKEEHRSKSTQDIEKYVLDKIVEKLIPPLPKGASEQKIEEYEKTVSKMRQKVLNGEMDHLKIEVEVPKKTFEIEDGNMPAEFAKVQETIAKVFIASPKDSPKKEVTIKEAKELLKVEASEALLDLDAIKHEGLKRAESSGIIFIDEIDKVAVSGNGSQRQDPSKEGVQRDLLPIVEGSVVNTKYGSIKTDHILFIAAGAFSLSKPSDLIAELQGRFPLRVELDSLDEEALYKILTQTKNSILRQYEALLGVEEVRLSFSDEAIRALAHYSQVANEKTEDIGARRLHTVVEQVIEEISFEAENYKGQDVEITEVLVKEKLESLVADSDIARYIL; via the coding sequence ATGACACCAAAAGAAATTGTGAGTTATTTGGATGAGTATATTATCGGTCAAAAGGACGCTAAAAAGATTGTAGCAATTGCTTTGCGCAATCGTTATCGTAGATTGCAGTTGCCAAAAGAAATTCAAGATGAGGTAATGCCAAAAAACATTTTAATGATTGGTTCAACAGGCGTTGGAAAAACTGAAATTGCAAGAAGAATGGCAAAGATTATGGGGCTACCTTTTGTTAAAGTAGAAGCTAGCAAATACACAGAAGTGGGTTTTGTGGGGCGTGATGTAGAATCTATGGTGCGTGATTTAGTGGTGGCTTCTATTAATTTGATAAAAGAAGAACATAGAAGCAAAAGTACACAAGATATTGAAAAATATGTGCTAGATAAAATTGTAGAAAAACTGATTCCACCTTTGCCAAAGGGTGCAAGTGAGCAGAAAATTGAAGAATATGAAAAAACAGTAAGCAAAATGCGCCAAAAGGTGCTAAATGGCGAAATGGATCATTTAAAAATTGAAGTAGAAGTGCCAAAGAAAACCTTTGAAATTGAAGATGGAAATATGCCAGCGGAGTTTGCAAAGGTGCAAGAAACCATCGCAAAAGTCTTTATTGCCTCTCCAAAAGATAGCCCAAAAAAAGAAGTAACGATTAAGGAGGCTAAAGAGCTTTTAAAGGTTGAAGCAAGTGAGGCACTACTAGACTTAGATGCGATTAAACACGAGGGATTAAAGCGCGCTGAGAGTAGTGGAATTATCTTTATTGATGAGATTGACAAGGTGGCAGTTAGTGGCAATGGTAGCCAACGCCAAGATCCCAGTAAAGAAGGCGTGCAAAGAGATTTGTTGCCCATTGTGGAGGGCAGTGTGGTAAATACAAAATATGGAAGTATTAAAACAGATCATATTTTATTTATTGCAGCAGGCGCGTTTAGTCTGAGTAAGCCTAGTGATTTAATTGCGGAATTACAGGGGAGATTCCCCTTGCGCGTAGAGCTTGATAGTCTAGATGAAGAGGCGTTGTATAAGATTCTAACCCAAACTAAAAATTCTATTTTGCGTCAATATGAAGCATTGCTAGGCGTTGAAGAAGTGCGTTTATCCTTTAGTGATGAAGCAATCCGTGCCTTAGCGCATTATTCACAAGTAGCAAATGAAAAGACAGAAGATATTGGAGCTAGACGATTGCATACGGTTGTAGAGCAAGTGATTGAAGAGATTAGCTTTGAAGCGGAGAATTATAAAGGTCAAGATGTGGAAATCACAGAAGTGCTTGTAAAAGAAAAGTTGGAATCCTTGGTAGCAGATTCTGATATTGCGCGTTATATTTTATAG
- the hslV gene encoding ATP-dependent protease subunit HslV, giving the protein MFHATTILAYKSEKGAVIGGDGQVTFGNCVLKGNATKIRTLYHGKILSGFAGSTADAFSLFDMFEGILENKKGDLLKSVMEFSKEWRKDKYLRRLEAMMIVLDKERIFILSGTGDVVEPEDGKIAAIGSGGNYALSAARAMDRFGSNLEPKDLVLESLKIAGELCIYTNQNIKILEL; this is encoded by the coding sequence ATGTTTCATGCAACAACAATTTTAGCTTATAAGAGTGAAAAGGGTGCAGTTATTGGAGGTGATGGGCAAGTTACCTTTGGGAATTGCGTGCTTAAAGGTAATGCGACAAAAATCCGCACACTCTACCACGGAAAAATCCTAAGTGGATTTGCAGGAAGCACGGCAGATGCGTTTAGTCTTTTTGATATGTTTGAAGGGATTTTAGAGAACAAAAAAGGGGATTTGCTAAAGTCTGTGATGGAGTTTTCTAAAGAGTGGCGTAAGGATAAGTATTTAAGGCGATTAGAAGCGATGATGATAGTACTTGATAAAGAGCGTATTTTTATCCTAAGTGGCACAGGTGATGTGGTAGAACCAGAAGATGGCAAGATTGCCGCTATTGGAAGTGGTGGAAATTATGCGCTCTCAGCGGCAAGGGCAATGGATAGATTTGGCAGTAATTTAGAGCCAAAAGATTTAGTGCTAGAGTCTTTAAAGATTGCTGGGGAGCTTTGCATTTACACAAACCAAAATATCAAAATTTTAGAACTTTAG
- the rplI gene encoding 50S ribosomal protein L9, translated as MKVLLLQDVKGLGKKGEICEVKDGYGKNFLIAKGLADFATNAVINRYKAEQKKAAEMAAEEKALMEMAAKKIEEVTLKIVQKVGANGSLYGAITKEDIAESLAKEHRIEIDKKTIELKSPIKSTGVYEVEIKLGHGIHATLKVDVEAQ; from the coding sequence ATGAAAGTTTTGTTATTACAAGATGTCAAAGGTTTAGGCAAAAAAGGTGAAATTTGCGAAGTTAAAGATGGCTATGGAAAGAATTTTTTAATCGCAAAAGGATTAGCAGATTTTGCTACAAATGCTGTGATTAACCGCTATAAAGCAGAGCAGAAAAAGGCAGCAGAAATGGCTGCTGAAGAAAAAGCCTTAATGGAAATGGCGGCAAAAAAGATTGAAGAAGTTACTCTAAAAATCGTGCAAAAAGTCGGTGCAAATGGCTCTTTATATGGCGCAATCACTAAAGAAGATATTGCAGAATCCCTAGCAAAAGAGCATCGCATAGAAATTGATAAAAAAACTATTGAGCTAAAAAGTCCGATTAAATCCACAGGCGTTTATGAAGTGGAAATCAAGCTAGGACACGGAATCCACGCAACTTTAAAAGTTGATGTAGAGGCGCAATAA